The proteins below come from a single Ictalurus punctatus breed USDA103 chromosome 24, Coco_2.0, whole genome shotgun sequence genomic window:
- the LOC128628748 gene encoding voltage-dependent T-type calcium channel subunit alpha-1H, producing MTDGEGRERFQYLESGEVRVPLAVLYRAPGHGQAAEDEDKGSTWGPDGSEGSNSSETRGSADGDGGGGGSGDAPAPDGASEEQEQQPYPALAPVVFFCIKQTTRPRSWCLRVVCNPYPLVFPAGNRSELNIL from the coding sequence ATGACCGATGGCGAAGGGAGAGAGCGCTTTCAGTACCTGGAGAGTGGAGAGGTGAGAGTTCCGTTGGCGGTCTTGTACCGGGCGCCCGGTCATGGCCAGGCTGCTGAGGATGAGGACAAAGGCAGCACATGGGGTCCGGATGGCTCGGAAGGCTCTAACAGCTCTGAAACTCGGGGCTCGgctgatggtgatggtggtggcgGTGGCAGTGGTGATGCCCCTGCTCCGGATGGTGCGTCTGAGGAGCAGGAGCAGCAGCCGTACCCTGCGCTCGCGCCTGTCGTCTTTTTCTGCATCAAACAGACCACGCGGCCGCGGAGCTGGTGCCTCCGGGTGGTTTGTAACCCATATCCTTTAGTTTTCCCTGCAGGAAATCGTTCTGAACTTAACATTCTTTAA